A window of Salinibacter grassmerensis contains these coding sequences:
- the tenA gene encoding thiaminase II — MSFTDTLHDAAEPIWQAQIEHPFVQGIGDGTLPESTFENWVRQDYLYLKEFARLFAWATAKSPELDAMSWNAGVLDLTLNTEMELHREYAARFGISEEELENETMWPTTRAYTDFLVRTAADGDRAELHAALLPCAWAYVEIGQTLEEQIGGQTAAERDGRYDDWIAQYASEEFAQTAARLRDEMNRLAASATETDRERLVELFMLSSRYEWKFWEMCWEGESWPV; from the coding sequence ATGTCTTTCACCGACACGCTTCACGATGCCGCCGAGCCGATCTGGCAGGCTCAAATCGAGCACCCCTTTGTTCAGGGTATTGGCGACGGCACCCTGCCCGAGTCCACGTTCGAGAACTGGGTGCGTCAGGACTATCTCTACCTGAAGGAGTTTGCTCGCCTCTTTGCCTGGGCGACGGCCAAGAGCCCTGAGCTCGACGCAATGAGCTGGAACGCCGGTGTCCTGGACCTCACTCTCAACACCGAGATGGAACTACATCGAGAATACGCCGCGCGCTTCGGGATCTCGGAGGAGGAGCTCGAAAACGAGACGATGTGGCCAACCACACGCGCTTACACCGATTTTTTGGTCCGGACGGCCGCCGACGGAGACCGTGCCGAGCTGCACGCCGCACTGTTGCCCTGCGCCTGGGCCTACGTTGAGATCGGCCAAACCCTTGAAGAACAGATCGGCGGTCAGACCGCCGCCGAGCGGGACGGTCGCTACGATGACTGGATCGCGCAGTACGCCTCCGAGGAGTTTGCACAGACCGCTGCACGGCTGCGTGACGAGATGAACCGCTTGGCTGCCTCCGCCACTGAGACTGACCGAGAGCGGCTCGTGGAGCTGTTCATGCTGTCGAGCCGGTACGAGTGGAAGTTCTGGGAAATGTGCTGGGAGGGAGAATCCTGGCCCGTGTAG
- a CDS encoding endonuclease NucS domain-containing protein has translation MSEAFERATERIYDALTGPKPVQVEEIIASRSEVIERFGPLFTPEQVRKIEEHEFTSFLHFRNNKHWSGLDRSIPSLTSDMEELREGLACLVDPSEPLAERATAAVRHVKGMGKATATAILQVARPEDCGVWNSTSAHGLKALGVWPQFERGATFGERYARINEVLLRLADAVGTDLWTLDALWGVVDEKEGPSPNLEFDGESGEEGEEINDEVSGGEAAARFGLEQYLQEFLRDNWGKTELAGEWSLYAEEGEPEAGFEYPVKVGYIDLLAEHREEDRWLVIELKRGQGSDGAVGQVLRYMGAVRRELADGEDTVEGLIIAHEASDRLRYAVGETSSVGLQLYDVDFHLRREGTGS, from the coding sequence ATGAGCGAAGCCTTCGAGCGCGCGACCGAACGGATTTATGACGCCCTCACCGGCCCGAAGCCGGTCCAGGTTGAGGAGATCATCGCTTCCCGAAGTGAGGTGATCGAGCGATTCGGGCCGCTCTTTACCCCAGAGCAGGTCCGCAAGATCGAGGAGCACGAGTTCACCTCCTTCCTGCACTTCCGAAACAACAAGCACTGGTCGGGCCTAGACCGCTCTATTCCGTCGCTCACCAGCGACATGGAGGAACTCAGGGAGGGCCTAGCCTGCCTCGTTGACCCGTCGGAGCCGCTTGCCGAGCGGGCGACGGCGGCCGTCCGGCACGTGAAGGGAATGGGCAAAGCAACCGCCACCGCAATCCTGCAGGTGGCCCGGCCCGAGGACTGCGGCGTCTGGAACTCGACGTCGGCGCATGGGCTGAAGGCGCTAGGCGTCTGGCCTCAGTTCGAGCGCGGGGCGACCTTCGGGGAGCGCTATGCCCGCATCAATGAGGTGCTTCTCCGCCTCGCTGATGCGGTAGGCACAGACCTGTGGACCCTCGATGCCCTGTGGGGCGTGGTCGACGAGAAAGAGGGACCCTCGCCCAACCTCGAGTTCGACGGCGAATCCGGCGAGGAGGGAGAAGAAATCAACGATGAGGTCTCTGGCGGAGAGGCCGCGGCTCGGTTTGGGCTCGAGCAGTACCTGCAGGAGTTCCTGCGCGACAACTGGGGCAAAACCGAGCTTGCCGGCGAGTGGAGTCTCTACGCGGAGGAGGGAGAGCCGGAGGCCGGATTCGAGTACCCGGTGAAGGTCGGCTACATCGACCTCTTGGCCGAGCACCGGGAGGAGGACCGCTGGCTCGTGATTGAACTTAAGCGCGGCCAGGGCAGTGACGGGGCGGTAGGGCAGGTGCTTCGCTACATGGGCGCCGTGCGCCGCGAGCTAGCCGACGGCGAGGACACTGTCGAGGGGCTCATCATTGCCCACGAGGCGAGCGACCGGCTGCGGTACGCCGTCGGCGAGACCAGTTCTGTTGGCCTCCAGCTCTACGATGTCGACTTTCATCTCCGCCGAGAAGGGACCGGGAGTTAA
- a CDS encoding TlpA family protein disulfide reductase, translating to MPERGPFDGRTALNDYGEVPGGWTLRPVSETASSEASGESIRFEKLQDGPVVVNKWATWCPPCVEEIGSLQSLHGRSREETSVVLVSEEDVETVRRFAEKRGVSVPMYVTDEMPAALEGKTIPRTHVVKADREVVYCHVGAADWSTDRVYRFLGRLGASPVEDASSTD from the coding sequence GTGCCTGAGCGGGGCCCCTTCGACGGACGGACGGCGCTAAACGACTACGGAGAGGTTCCCGGCGGGTGGACGCTCCGGCCCGTGTCGGAGACGGCCTCCAGCGAGGCCAGCGGCGAAAGTATCCGCTTTGAGAAGCTCCAGGACGGGCCGGTCGTGGTGAATAAATGGGCCACTTGGTGTCCCCCTTGCGTCGAAGAGATCGGAAGCCTCCAGTCCCTCCACGGACGGTCTCGAGAGGAGACGAGTGTCGTACTCGTGTCGGAGGAAGATGTGGAGACCGTTCGCCGGTTTGCCGAGAAGAGAGGCGTGTCGGTTCCGATGTACGTGACCGACGAGATGCCAGCGGCGCTGGAAGGAAAAACAATTCCTCGCACCCACGTAGTCAAGGCGGATCGCGAGGTCGTGTACTGCCACGTCGGAGCGGCAGACTGGAGCACCGACCGGGTCTATCGTTTCCTCGGTCGCCTCGGAGCGTCTCCAGTTGAAGACGCTTCCAGCACAGACTAG
- a CDS encoding nitrilase-related carbon-nitrogen hydrolase, protein MLSSLDRSRKSRSFLWLLLAVPLMFVAMGLWSLPAAAWLAPVFLLRFVRDQSTWRGCMIAALLLVVVSCAAWHGATGRFLQFPLPYVVGAALGLVAVLPYLIDRLLAARLSGPAATLVFPAAAVTVEFAASFGPFGTWSSAAYTQKNLALLQVTSVTGIWGVTFLLHWTASVANAVWEEGLMSPEIQWTAGLWAGLLAAMFVFGGARLAQDASSDAIPLATITGTHDASSFWDVRRQAESREAVRDSARAVQRDYLQRARRAARAGATLVSWPEAAVPVPHEDTAAFLDRARRLARKQEVYLAMGVNAFPRPDTDDQLENKVVWIGPGGTVRTEGLKTRLVPGEPGRAGTGTLPDVSAPAGTWSSVVCYDLDFPALIRQAGRQDVDLLVAPSNDWAAIAERHAHMARIRAIENGTSLLRPTSNGLTLATGPLGRTHARVNHFTSPEHLQMAHLPRRGKSTIYTALGDFFAWGCGLGLLVLTGSACFRLRLPLREAAAYSAFS, encoded by the coding sequence ATGCTTTCCTCCCTCGATCGAAGCCGCAAGTCTCGGTCCTTTCTCTGGCTTCTCCTCGCCGTGCCGCTCATGTTTGTAGCGATGGGTCTGTGGTCCTTGCCCGCCGCGGCCTGGCTTGCCCCTGTGTTTCTGCTTCGCTTCGTGCGCGATCAGTCTACCTGGCGCGGATGCATGATTGCCGCGCTTCTCCTTGTCGTCGTCTCCTGCGCGGCGTGGCACGGGGCCACGGGTCGATTTCTCCAATTCCCCCTGCCTTACGTCGTCGGCGCGGCGCTCGGGCTTGTGGCCGTCCTTCCCTACTTGATCGACCGCCTGTTGGCTGCGCGTCTCTCCGGCCCCGCGGCGACGCTCGTCTTTCCCGCAGCTGCCGTGACGGTCGAGTTCGCGGCCTCGTTCGGGCCTTTTGGGACGTGGAGTAGCGCAGCGTACACCCAGAAGAATTTGGCCCTTCTGCAGGTGACATCCGTCACGGGCATCTGGGGCGTGACCTTTCTCCTTCACTGGACGGCTAGCGTCGCCAACGCGGTCTGGGAGGAGGGACTCATGTCACCAGAGATCCAGTGGACGGCTGGCCTGTGGGCCGGCCTCTTGGCCGCCATGTTCGTGTTTGGGGGCGCCCGCCTGGCGCAGGATGCCTCGTCCGATGCCATTCCCCTCGCCACGATTACAGGGACTCACGACGCATCCTCCTTCTGGGACGTCCGTCGGCAGGCGGAGAGCCGCGAGGCCGTTCGCGACTCGGCGCGTGCCGTTCAGCGGGACTACTTGCAGCGCGCCCGACGGGCCGCTCGGGCGGGCGCCACCCTTGTCTCGTGGCCCGAAGCCGCCGTTCCGGTCCCCCACGAGGACACAGCGGCCTTTCTGGATCGGGCGCGTCGCCTCGCGCGCAAGCAGGAGGTGTACCTCGCGATGGGCGTCAACGCGTTTCCCCGCCCAGACACAGACGATCAACTGGAGAATAAGGTTGTCTGGATCGGCCCCGGCGGGACAGTGCGCACAGAGGGACTCAAGACCCGCCTGGTCCCCGGCGAACCGGGACGCGCAGGAACAGGCACACTTCCGGACGTTTCGGCGCCAGCAGGGACATGGTCGAGCGTCGTGTGCTACGACCTCGATTTTCCTGCCCTCATCCGGCAGGCCGGTCGGCAGGACGTAGATCTCCTCGTCGCTCCATCCAACGACTGGGCGGCTATCGCCGAGCGGCACGCACACATGGCACGCATCCGTGCTATTGAGAATGGGACCTCGCTTCTTCGTCCCACCTCCAATGGTCTCACCCTCGCGACTGGCCCACTAGGCCGAACTCATGCCCGAGTCAATCACTTCACGTCTCCGGAGCACCTTCAGATGGCCCACCTTCCCAGAAGGGGGAAGTCGACCATCTACACCGCTCTCGGAGACTTTTTCGCATGGGGCTGCGGGCTGGGGCTCCTCGTGTTGACCGGGAGTGCATGCTTTCGCCTGAGGCTTCCCCTCCGGGAAGCGGCTGCGTACTCAGCGTTCTCTTGA
- a CDS encoding sensor histidine kinase, with amino-acid sequence MPTSIRNAFPGPRRLIRQAGLILGVSVLVGTFLFHVFTGLDRFLDQWPRFLWNVYYTVIHATIMFTSVKAAVNVLRTAVPLQSRRAVALHVGVLSVTTVVAFGIATGFCRAFHPGFNLAWEVLFTSATVAFGATLIWSAFVYMSAFYQQLREAEAARYEARLSALRAQINPHFLFNAFNSIAALVRTRPGEAETVVEDLSDLFRYALQASKENAAVTLGDELEAARRYLSVEKARHRDRLTVEIDVPEQLRPVPIPSMILQPLVENAVKHGVGETQGDCTVSVTAEWADGTLLLRILDTGPGFGTTHLDEVLGEGSGLANVQERLELFFGETMQMRLLPQGVELQLPVREATEVRPEPAVDKPAVEMTGAE; translated from the coding sequence ATGCCCACTTCGATCCGCAACGCATTTCCGGGCCCGAGAAGGCTCATCCGTCAGGCGGGATTGATCCTTGGGGTAAGTGTCCTCGTCGGCACGTTCCTCTTTCACGTCTTCACGGGCCTGGACCGCTTTCTGGACCAGTGGCCTCGATTTCTCTGGAACGTGTACTACACGGTCATCCATGCCACGATCATGTTTACCAGCGTGAAGGCGGCCGTAAACGTTTTGAGGACCGCCGTGCCGCTCCAGTCGCGGCGGGCCGTGGCGCTTCACGTGGGCGTCCTATCGGTCACGACAGTCGTGGCGTTCGGGATTGCAACAGGCTTCTGTAGAGCATTTCACCCTGGCTTTAACCTCGCGTGGGAGGTGCTGTTCACCTCGGCAACCGTGGCCTTCGGGGCCACGCTCATCTGGAGCGCGTTCGTGTACATGAGCGCGTTCTACCAGCAGCTCCGGGAGGCAGAGGCGGCCCGGTACGAGGCGCGCCTGTCCGCACTCCGCGCGCAAATCAACCCGCACTTTCTGTTCAACGCCTTCAACTCGATTGCGGCCCTGGTCCGTACCCGCCCCGGCGAGGCCGAGACGGTCGTCGAGGACCTCTCCGATCTTTTCCGGTATGCCCTGCAGGCATCGAAAGAAAACGCCGCGGTGACGCTCGGGGATGAGTTGGAGGCCGCCCGTCGCTACCTGAGCGTCGAGAAGGCCCGGCACCGCGACCGCCTGACCGTGGAGATTGACGTGCCGGAGCAGCTCCGGCCTGTGCCCATTCCCAGCATGATCCTCCAGCCCCTCGTCGAGAACGCCGTAAAGCACGGCGTCGGCGAAACGCAGGGCGACTGCACGGTCTCGGTAACCGCCGAGTGGGCCGATGGGACGCTCCTACTCCGGATTCTCGACACAGGCCCAGGCTTCGGTACGACCCACCTCGACGAGGTGCTGGGGGAAGGATCGGGCCTCGCGAACGTTCAGGAGCGACTGGAACTGTTCTTCGGAGAGACAATGCAGATGAGGCTGCTTCCACAGGGGGTGGAACTCCAACTTCCCGTCCGGGAAGCGACGGAAGTACGCCCCGAGCCCGCGGTTGACAAGCCTGCAGTCGAGATGACCGGAGCGGAGTAG
- a CDS encoding LytR/AlgR family response regulator transcription factor — protein sequence MPVRCLLVDDEPLARERLRALLGKADVEAQIVAEADGGEEAASLIHEHRLDAVFLDVQMPVLDGFDVVDLLPGEGPDRPHIVFVTAHNEHATEAFKVQALDYLTKPVRLERLNQTLHRVQESSPQSDGREAIAARSPAREPRRSTEPRPSEDNSVRSSPEPGRSALGDLLYRRIPQVLGGYLGVTWTLFELTQWLAEQYPVPPDLGRIVLFGLLLLLPSVLMVAYRHGRPGPDQWTRGEQASLAGNLVVAVLLLITLFGDVGPGM from the coding sequence ATGCCCGTGCGTTGCCTCCTCGTCGATGACGAGCCGTTGGCCCGTGAGCGCCTCCGTGCCCTGCTCGGTAAGGCCGACGTAGAGGCCCAAATCGTAGCGGAGGCCGACGGCGGAGAAGAAGCGGCCTCTCTGATTCACGAGCACAGGCTCGATGCTGTATTTTTGGACGTGCAGATGCCTGTACTCGATGGCTTTGACGTGGTGGACCTCCTGCCCGGAGAGGGGCCAGATCGTCCTCACATCGTGTTCGTCACTGCTCACAACGAGCATGCCACGGAGGCCTTCAAAGTGCAGGCGCTCGACTATCTGACGAAGCCGGTGCGGCTCGAACGACTGAACCAAACGCTCCATCGGGTCCAAGAGTCTTCTCCGCAGAGCGACGGCAGAGAAGCTATCGCGGCCCGGAGCCCGGCCCGTGAGCCCCGACGCTCCACCGAGCCCAGGCCGTCGGAAGACAATTCCGTACGATCCAGCCCAGAGCCTGGCCGCAGTGCGCTGGGAGACCTCCTCTACAGGCGGATCCCGCAGGTCCTTGGGGGCTACCTAGGCGTGACGTGGACCCTCTTTGAACTTACGCAGTGGCTGGCTGAGCAGTATCCGGTCCCGCCCGACCTTGGGCGCATAGTTTTGTTTGGGCTCCTCCTTCTCTTGCCCTCAGTGCTTATGGTCGCCTACCGCCATGGGCGCCCCGGCCCTGACCAGTGGACTCGTGGAGAACAGGCCAGCCTCGCCGGGAATCTGGTCGTGGCGGTGCTCCTCCTGATCACTTTGTTCGGCGACGTGGGGCCTGGAATGTGA
- a CDS encoding LytR/AlgR family response regulator transcription factor, whose product MRCLLVDDEPLARERLQSLLKEADHNADVVAEAEGGKEAVSLIHDREPDVVFLDVQMPVLDGFDVVDLLPAEGSDRPHIVFVTAYDEYALQAFEVHALDYVTKPVRLDRLNKTLDRVQQALEDESTEDRENLDDLRDSRQDQALKRLTVHVGRRLRVVPLGEVRWIEADDGFVFAHTTEGRYRTDFALKELEERLPSDRFVRTHRSTMVNLDAVYEFVPEPAGTGLLHLEDGTEVKVARRRTSGVKNVLGG is encoded by the coding sequence ATGCGCTGCCTACTCGTCGACGATGAGCCACTGGCCCGCGAGCGTCTCCAGTCCCTGCTCAAGGAAGCCGACCACAACGCCGACGTTGTGGCTGAAGCCGAGGGGGGCAAGGAGGCCGTCTCGCTGATCCATGACCGCGAGCCGGACGTAGTCTTTCTGGACGTGCAGATGCCGGTTCTCGACGGCTTCGACGTAGTGGACTTGCTTCCAGCAGAGGGCTCCGACCGGCCCCACATTGTATTCGTGACCGCCTACGACGAATACGCTTTGCAGGCGTTCGAGGTGCATGCGCTTGACTATGTGACCAAGCCGGTGCGGCTCGACCGCCTTAACAAAACTCTCGATCGCGTACAGCAGGCATTAGAAGACGAGAGCACCGAGGACCGGGAGAATCTCGACGACCTCCGGGACTCTCGGCAGGATCAAGCGCTGAAGCGGCTTACGGTTCACGTCGGTCGCCGTCTCCGCGTGGTACCCCTCGGCGAGGTGCGCTGGATCGAAGCCGACGACGGGTTCGTGTTCGCGCACACGACTGAGGGCCGTTACCGGACCGACTTTGCCCTTAAAGAACTTGAGGAGCGGCTTCCGTCGGACCGCTTCGTGCGCACGCACCGCTCCACCATGGTCAATCTGGATGCGGTGTACGAGTTCGTTCCCGAACCAGCGGGAACGGGCCTTCTTCACCTAGAGGACGGGACGGAGGTAAAGGTGGCACGGCGGCGGACATCGGGGGTTAAGAACGTGCTGGGGGGGTAG
- a CDS encoding ferritin-like domain-containing protein: MTVTSFEDQLINQLRDLYNAETQVQSAYEQWGGQAVSEELSQFLRERHQHAGDHIELLENLCESLGVDPTGEKCHGMEGLITEGDTFMEESGESPARDAGILANVRRVEHYFLAGYDHARICAEQLDEEDVVEQLQHLLDDAEETDGRAVEHTELLADPQAQEAGSAA; this comes from the coding sequence ATGACCGTTACGTCATTCGAAGATCAGCTCATCAACCAGCTCCGTGATCTCTATAACGCTGAGACACAGGTGCAGTCAGCATATGAGCAGTGGGGCGGGCAGGCTGTATCGGAGGAGCTATCGCAGTTTCTGCGAGAGAGACACCAGCATGCTGGAGACCACATCGAATTGCTCGAGAACCTGTGTGAATCTCTCGGTGTCGACCCCACCGGCGAAAAGTGCCACGGCATGGAGGGGCTGATTACGGAAGGAGACACCTTCATGGAAGAAAGCGGGGAGAGTCCGGCGCGCGACGCAGGCATCCTCGCCAACGTCCGTCGAGTTGAGCATTACTTTTTGGCAGGATACGATCACGCTCGTATCTGCGCCGAGCAGCTTGACGAAGAAGATGTGGTGGAGCAGCTGCAGCACCTTCTGGACGACGCGGAAGAAACCGACGGGCGTGCTGTCGAGCACACTGAGCTACTCGCGGATCCCCAGGCCCAGGAAGCCGGATCGGCCGCATAG
- a CDS encoding collagen-like protein, with translation MHVFTPTRSATFRRTLLLLLGAVVSLGLLACEGPAGPEGLEGPQGEQGPQGPDGTDPSIINLDLTDHVNETTFDRGTNTLTQEGDTLKIQWGATLDTTITSVTIADSQYAEVYVRVPGAGFQDAPIRFEFDGTRSVSNVVREADPFAQVEYDLLEQMPSPSRDSFFTADAVGGADRRYYTAITDQSDFHEAVVEPGEFTAMIRAYGTTDGSVYESGIAENFSSILVPFDSDLSDASVNNYPNANTSGEVNYEGSTTDLSAIRNSVGADLRLEDYELQATKQTPGFIRVHEWEANPRSGQVEVRAAWSRDSINVAGVMTGVNYGRDRTIYTQKIPVEMRIAIVGGDLAAKMRAGESVPFSEIQDAARR, from the coding sequence ATGCATGTCTTTACACCGACTCGTTCTGCGACTTTCCGTCGAACACTGCTTCTTCTGCTCGGGGCCGTGGTGAGCCTCGGTCTCCTCGCCTGCGAAGGCCCGGCCGGGCCCGAAGGCCTGGAGGGGCCCCAGGGAGAACAGGGGCCGCAGGGACCGGACGGGACCGACCCCAGCATCATCAATCTCGATCTGACCGACCACGTCAACGAGACCACGTTCGACCGCGGAACCAATACGCTCACACAAGAGGGCGACACCCTCAAGATCCAGTGGGGAGCCACCTTGGACACGACGATCACGTCGGTCACCATCGCCGATTCGCAGTACGCCGAGGTCTACGTCCGCGTGCCGGGCGCCGGGTTTCAAGACGCCCCGATCCGCTTCGAATTTGACGGCACCCGGAGCGTGAGTAACGTGGTTCGGGAGGCGGACCCGTTCGCTCAGGTCGAGTACGATCTCCTCGAGCAGATGCCATCCCCGTCCCGCGATAGCTTCTTCACGGCGGACGCGGTTGGCGGGGCGGACCGTCGCTACTACACGGCGATAACGGACCAGTCTGATTTCCACGAGGCCGTCGTCGAACCGGGCGAGTTTACCGCTATGATCCGCGCCTACGGGACAACGGACGGCTCCGTCTACGAGAGCGGAATCGCCGAGAACTTTTCGTCCATCCTAGTGCCGTTCGACAGTGATCTGAGCGACGCGAGTGTCAACAACTATCCCAACGCGAACACGAGTGGAGAGGTCAACTACGAAGGATCCACCACTGACCTGAGTGCGATCCGCAATTCGGTCGGGGCGGACCTTCGGCTGGAAGACTACGAGCTCCAAGCCACTAAACAAACGCCCGGGTTCATCCGAGTCCACGAATGGGAAGCCAACCCTCGGTCCGGACAGGTCGAGGTGCGGGCGGCGTGGAGCCGGGATAGCATTAATGTCGCTGGAGTGATGACCGGTGTTAACTACGGCCGCGACCGGACGATCTACACGCAGAAGATCCCGGTGGAGATGCGCATCGCCATCGTGGGCGGTGATCTTGCCGCCAAGATGCGTGCGGGCGAGTCCGTTCCCTTTTCCGAGATTCAAGATGCGGCGCGCCGCTGA
- a CDS encoding potassium channel family protein — MTVGYGDISPQTVLGQMVGSLIVITGCGVVTVPTGIVTAEIARAQEPSVAEPPAPLFGVRRPGGTMPKQPSASTVVRRCRLHNRYSRPPVLHTVRRRPDAPGGCVSSEASSDITTG; from the coding sequence ATGACCGTCGGCTATGGTGACATCTCGCCGCAGACGGTGCTTGGCCAAATGGTCGGCTCACTGATCGTGATCACGGGATGTGGCGTCGTCACCGTACCCACTGGCATCGTGACAGCAGAGATCGCGCGAGCCCAGGAGCCATCTGTAGCCGAACCGCCCGCGCCGCTGTTCGGCGTGCGACGCCCCGGGGGCACGATGCCGAAGCAGCCTTCTGCAAGCACTGTGGTACGGCGCTGTCGACTTCATAACCGGTATTCTCGTCCACCTGTACTCCATACTGTTCGACGGCGCCCGGACGCTCCCGGAGGTTGTGTTTCCTCCGAGGCCTCCAGCGACATTACTACTGGATGA